A single genomic interval of Lepidochelys kempii isolate rLepKem1 chromosome 13, rLepKem1.hap2, whole genome shotgun sequence harbors:
- the LOC140897074 gene encoding mast cell protease 1A-like, with amino-acid sequence MLILILLPAAFLLPPWAGAGEIIGGREAQPHSRPYMACLQIKHGAMSFRCGGFLVAENFVLTAAHCNGDKISVCLGAHDINQGEPSQQKLSVRHQIPHPQYNRETRNNDLMLLQLEHKAKLNEQVGLIPLPLAHQGVQPGTVCSVAGWGQTSAQNKELPHKLQEVDLKVLDDQTCLKYPGGPYSKYNSYTMMCVGDPKESKASFKGDSGGPLVCGKTAQGIVSWGPISGSPPRVYTRVSTFIPWIQATMRRLQL; translated from the exons ATGCTGATCCTGATCCTGCTGCCGgcggcctttctcctgcccccctgggctggggctg GTGAGATCATCGGAGGCCGGGAAGCCCAGCCCCACTCTAGACCCTATATGGCCTGTCTGCAAATAAAACACGGAGCCATGAGTTTTCGCTGTGGAGGGTTCCTGGTGGCGGAGAACTTTGTGCTGACGGCCGCTCACTGCAATGGAGA CAAGATCAGTGTGTGCCTGGGAGCCCATGACATTAACCAAGGGGAACCGAGCCAACAGAAACTCTCCGTGCGCCACCAGATCCCCCATCCGCAATACAACAGAGAGACCCGTAATAATGACCTCATGCTGCTGCAG CTGGAGCACAAGGCAAAGCTCAATGAACAGGTCGGGCTCATCCCGCTCCCCCTGGCTCATCAGGGAGTGCAACCAGGGACCGTGTGCAGTGTCGCCGGCTGGGGCCAGACGAGTGCACAGAACAAGGAGCTCCCCCATAAACTCCAGGAGGTGGATTTGAAGGTGCTGGATGATCAGACGTGTCTGAAGTATCCTGGTGGGCCATATTCTAAATATAACAGCTACACGATGATGTGTGTGGGGGACCCAAAGGAGAGTAAAGCCTCTTTTAAG GGTGACTCTGGGGGCCCCCTGGTGTGTGGGAAAACAGCCCAGGGCATTGTCTCTTGGGGGCCTATAAGTGGGAGCCCCCCAAGGGTCTACACAAGAGTCTCCACCTTCATCCCCTGGATACAGGCCACGATGAGGAGGCTGCAGCTCTGA